The genomic window AATTGGAATAGCCATATTTATCACCTCATATTATTTTTATTTTATTCTACAACAAAAAAATACTAAAATCAACTATTTAAATTTTATGTTTTATGATATAATTAGATAATATATTGTATAAAATGAAAGGAGTAAAATGATTACAACTAGTAATTTAACTGTTCAATATGGTGGTAGAAAATTATTTGAAGATGTTAATATTAAATTTACTGAAGGAAATTGCTATGGTATAATCGGTGCAAATGGTGCTGGTAAGTCTACATTTTTAAAAGTTATTACAGGTGATGTTGAATCTACAAGTGGAGATATTATCATAGATAAAAACAAAAGAATATCATTTTTAAAACAAGATCACTTCGCTCATGAAGAAGATAAAGTTCTTGATGTTGTAATAATGGGACATGAAAGACTTTACCAAATAATACTTGAAAAAAATGAAATTTATTCAAAAACTGAATTTACTGATGAAGATGGTATAAAAATAAGTGAGCTTGAGGGTGAATTTGCTGATCTTGATGGTTGGGAAGCTGAAACTAATGCTGAAAAATTACTAACAGGTCTTGGAATAAACCCAGAATTACATGAAAAATATATGAAAGAATTAACTGAGCCTGAAAAAGTTAAAGTTCTTCTTGCTCAAAGTTTATTCGGTAATCCAGATATACTATTATTAGATGAGCCTACTAATGGACTTGATTTAAAAGCAGTCAACTGGCTTGAAAACTTTATAATGGATCTAGATAATACTACTGTTTTAATAGTTTCTCATGATAGACACTTTTTAAACAAAGTATGTACTCATATAGCTGATATAGATTATGGTAAAATAAAAATATTTGTTGGAAACTATAATTTCTGGTATGAATCATCTCAATTAATGCAAGAATTGCTTAGAAATCAAAATAAAAAAGTTGAACAAAAAAGAAAAGAATTACAAGAATTTATTGCACGTTTTTCTGCTAATGCATCAAAATCTAAACAAGCTACAAGTAGAAAAAAACAATTAGAAAAATTACAATTAGAGGATATGCAAGTTTCAAACAGAAAATATCCATATGTTGATTTCAAATCTGAAAGAGAAGCTGGTAATAACATGCTTAAGGTTGAAAATCTTTCTAAAACTGTTGATGGTGAATTAGTATTAGATAATATTAGCTTTACTATAAATACTAATGATAAGGTTGCTATACTTTCAAGAAATGATATAGCTAAAACTACCCTTTTCCAAATATTAGCTGGTGAACTTACTCCTGATAGTGGAAGTTATGAATGGGGTATGACTACAAC from Pseudostreptobacillus hongkongensis includes these protein-coding regions:
- a CDS encoding ABC-F family ATP-binding cassette domain-containing protein, with protein sequence MITTSNLTVQYGGRKLFEDVNIKFTEGNCYGIIGANGAGKSTFLKVITGDVESTSGDIIIDKNKRISFLKQDHFAHEEDKVLDVVIMGHERLYQIILEKNEIYSKTEFTDEDGIKISELEGEFADLDGWEAETNAEKLLTGLGINPELHEKYMKELTEPEKVKVLLAQSLFGNPDILLLDEPTNGLDLKAVNWLENFIMDLDNTTVLIVSHDRHFLNKVCTHIADIDYGKIKIFVGNYNFWYESSQLMQELLRNQNKKVEQKRKELQEFIARFSANASKSKQATSRKKQLEKLQLEDMQVSNRKYPYVDFKSEREAGNNMLKVENLSKTVDGELVLDNISFTINTNDKVAILSRNDIAKTTLFQILAGELTPDSGSYEWGMTTTQSYFPKDNSEYFENVDLTLIDWLRQYSKDQHEEYVRGFLGRMLFSGDDARKEAKVLSGGEKVRCMLAKMMLSGANVLILDSPTDHLDLESITSLNKGLSKFNGTILFTTHDHEFIQTIANKIIEITPKGLIYKEIDFDEYIEDEELQEKINEMYK